One Deltaproteobacteria bacterium DNA window includes the following coding sequences:
- a CDS encoding transposase, whose amino-acid sequence MELLKRKVTYRIYPSTKQANKMVEMMRLHQRLYNAALEQRIDAYRRCGKSLNYYDQAKELTQLRAEFPQYAALNAQSEQVTLRRLERAYQAFFRRLRAGEAAPGFPRFKAFDRFKGWGYAAHGDGWKFKPNADYVHGTLHLSGVGNLQARGRPMFMDQARSSRDPGQPKTVEIIRKSSGKWFASITFATLRPYRASGTAAVGIDWGTATFVTIVGDDNAQRLVANPRHFKKYDCHLKKAQRRLSRKKRGSRNRAKAKLKVVSCHERLANQHDDFLHQTSARIVRESRLVATEALNIKGMTAHGGVYKKGINRSILDTSPGKFFALLEFKAADAGIPYIEIPTRKVKPSQSCSGCGAVQKKALSERAHACVCGLTLDRDVNAARVILNYALTGCVTGREPSLGVEGGVTRPLKHETLTIPERSCKRA is encoded by the coding sequence GGCACTGGAGCAGCGCATTGATGCTTATCGTCGCTGTGGTAAGAGCCTCAACTACTACGACCAAGCTAAAGAGCTGACACAGCTAAGGGCTGAATTCCCGCAATATGCCGCCCTTAATGCCCAGTCAGAGCAGGTGACTCTGCGACGTCTTGAGAGGGCGTACCAGGCCTTTTTTAGACGCTTGAGAGCGGGAGAGGCTGCTCCTGGATTTCCCAGGTTCAAAGCCTTCGACCGCTTTAAAGGTTGGGGATATGCGGCGCATGGGGATGGCTGGAAGTTCAAGCCTAATGCGGATTACGTACATGGCACGCTGCACCTCAGTGGCGTAGGTAATTTACAGGCACGTGGTCGACCGATGTTTATGGATCAGGCTAGGAGCAGCCGCGATCCAGGCCAGCCTAAGACCGTTGAGATCATACGTAAGAGTAGCGGAAAGTGGTTTGCGTCGATCACCTTTGCGACGCTGCGGCCATATCGAGCAAGTGGCACAGCGGCAGTCGGCATTGATTGGGGTACTGCCACGTTTGTCACCATCGTTGGTGACGACAACGCCCAGCGCCTCGTCGCCAATCCGCGTCACTTTAAAAAGTACGATTGCCATTTAAAGAAAGCGCAGCGTCGGTTGTCCCGCAAAAAGAGGGGGTCCAGGAACAGGGCCAAAGCCAAGCTGAAGGTGGTCTCCTGTCATGAGAGGCTGGCTAATCAGCATGATGATTTTCTCCACCAAACCAGCGCCCGTATTGTACGTGAGTCCAGACTAGTGGCTACAGAGGCTCTGAACATCAAGGGCATGACAGCCCACGGTGGTGTTTATAAGAAAGGGATAAATCGCAGTATCCTTGATACATCGCCTGGCAAATTTTTCGCATTGTTGGAGTTCAAAGCGGCAGACGCTGGTATTCCCTACATCGAAATACCAACCAGGAAGGTCAAACCATCGCAAAGCTGCTCCGGTTGTGGAGCTGTCCAAAAGAAGGCTTTGTCTGAGCGCGCGCACGCATGTGTTTGTGGGCTCACGCTTGATCGGGATGTGAATGCTGCACGTGTGATTTTGAATTATGCTTTAACAGGCTGTGTCACGGGACGGGAACCGTCCTTAGGTGTGGAGGGTGGGGTTACCCGCCCTTTGAAGCACGAAACTCTGACCATACCGGAACGCTCTTGCAAGAGAGCGTGA
- a CDS encoding trypsin-like serine protease — translation MWQYRTSNGQRSLNSLVSTFALTFAVSNCVLCGCHRFQPEQQKSVTSVIENSNARSGVGSSRDGLEKPSADKNCLGIVGGAPTVEFPNVGLIGNVDGFCTATILSDNTMLTASHCLEDTPTGDVVYFPGSNYDQVSLQNDVDRTIPPLKAIIGSRALTNKNVAPYTDGDLSEAGKDIAILIFPAGTFTTVTKIVQAPLTPNQEVSLVGFGETNAPLSQNNTPKEISLIKRYGKNRIASTPAEYRQQFGSDLYLVLGDGSSDGKTQTNTATAGHGDSGGPLIVGNTVAAVATSGGNLPPEVRPYFKNAEAVSTFASLGSAFARRFLSEAIAAGAKISFIDTSPLTPSGTAAAAPSLCSNRP, via the coding sequence ATGTGGCAATATCGAACCTCGAACGGTCAACGGTCTCTAAACTCATTAGTGTCTACCTTTGCTCTCACGTTCGCCGTATCAAACTGCGTCCTATGCGGCTGCCACCGCTTCCAGCCAGAACAACAAAAGAGCGTCACATCTGTCATAGAAAATTCGAACGCGAGATCCGGTGTCGGCTCGTCTAGGGATGGCTTGGAAAAGCCTTCAGCTGACAAAAATTGCCTCGGCATAGTGGGGGGCGCACCAACTGTTGAGTTTCCCAATGTGGGACTAATCGGAAACGTCGACGGTTTCTGCACGGCTACTATTCTGAGTGATAATACAATGCTCACCGCGAGCCACTGTTTGGAAGACACCCCCACTGGCGACGTGGTTTATTTCCCGGGCAGTAACTACGACCAGGTCAGCCTACAGAATGACGTTGACCGTACCATTCCGCCTCTCAAGGCTATTATTGGGTCGCGCGCCCTGACGAACAAGAATGTAGCGCCTTACACCGACGGTGATCTTAGTGAGGCCGGTAAAGATATTGCAATCTTGATATTTCCAGCGGGGACATTCACCACGGTGACGAAGATCGTGCAGGCTCCCTTGACACCAAATCAGGAAGTCTCCTTGGTCGGCTTTGGTGAGACCAATGCACCTTTGTCGCAAAACAACACCCCAAAGGAAATAAGCCTCATAAAGCGCTACGGAAAAAACCGGATTGCATCCACGCCCGCAGAATACCGCCAGCAGTTTGGTTCAGACTTGTACCTGGTCTTGGGGGACGGTAGCTCTGACGGGAAAACTCAAACAAACACCGCAACCGCCGGTCATGGCGACTCTGGCGGTCCCCTTATAGTCGGGAACACTGTTGCAGCAGTTGCAACTAGCGGCGGCAATCTACCGCCCGAGGTACGACCTTATTTTAAAAATGCCGAGGCAGTCAGCACGTTTGCCTCCCTAGGCTCAGCATTCGCCCGTCGATTCCTTAGTGAAGCCATTGCTGCTGGCGCGAAGATTTCCTTCATTGACACCTCACCCCTTACACCGAGCGGTACCGCTGCAGCAGCGCCGTCTCTCTGCTCTAACAGGCCTTAA
- a CDS encoding Rpn family recombination-promoting nuclease/putative transposase, producing the protein MVTATVKNPHLPKKHIRDKDTVLDILMELSDGRLVDLEMQMAWRSYIPERAYYYGSRVINAQLSRGQRYQSLKPVSTIFLLNAIGFPEAPADHGHYVFSMKEQSNLAQLPPLFTMHFVEIPKIIRKLPAALHSQEDLALALWCQFLYSPHQLGLAGLDEVIATMPAVKKAKKS; encoded by the coding sequence ATTGTAACAGCCACGGTTAAAAACCCGCATCTACCCAAGAAACACATACGGGACAAAGATACCGTGCTCGATATCCTGATGGAGCTCAGTGACGGTAGGCTTGTCGACCTAGAGATGCAGATGGCATGGCGTTCTTATATCCCGGAGCGAGCCTATTATTACGGCAGTCGCGTGATCAATGCGCAGCTGAGTCGTGGGCAGCGCTACCAAAGCCTGAAGCCGGTCTCGACTATATTCTTGCTCAATGCCATCGGATTCCCTGAGGCGCCAGCGGACCACGGCCACTATGTGTTTAGCATGAAAGAGCAGTCAAACCTGGCCCAGCTGCCACCCCTATTTACCATGCACTTTGTCGAGATTCCCAAAATCATCCGCAAGTTGCCAGCCGCCCTTCACTCGCAGGAAGACTTGGCTTTGGCACTTTGGTGTCAATTTTTGTATAGTCCTCATCAATTAGGACTCGCAGGACTCGATGAGGTGATAGCCACCATGCCAGCAGTGAAGAAAGCCAAAAAAAGCTAG